The following coding sequences are from one Lolium rigidum isolate FL_2022 chromosome 6, APGP_CSIRO_Lrig_0.1, whole genome shotgun sequence window:
- the LOC124662117 gene encoding uncharacterized protein LOC124662117 — translation MDVSSSAVLWRDWSGLGDGPAGLIADHVLAYDVGDCVRFRAVCRAWRRCSADPRAHGGLDRRFHPWQWTMLREVLVAPNRRSFLNTSTGQCIQVDIPELHDHKLLAPTSEGLLVLIHDRKHIRLLNPLTRHLTELPPITTLVARTYHRHLLEQNPNFMTCFAAWGSGFADDSTTFLLCFSRLRMLGMAKPGDDQWTVLQYHSDGITSAPLMFAGRFYCATRDGVVVLDTDPDMPRLKVAPKLKGMCVSPISDTVHLVNNHGELLLVHRRKGPLTPGNKLGRRYDTYRVDLDTGTLVPLKSLGDAGRAIFMGMDCSLSVSLEVFPSGSISADTMYLSFDFSERKLLKVGAYHLADGSVELRCSLVPRPHTLVDCLALNC, via the coding sequence ATGGATGTCTCCTCCTCTGCTGTGCTATGGAGGGACTGGTCTGGTCTCGGGGATGGGCCAGCGGGGCTGATCGCCGACCATGTCCTCGCCTACGACGTCGGGGACTGCGTGCGCTTCCGCGCTGTCTGCCGCGCGTGGCGGCGGTGCTCCGCTGACCCGCGCGCGCACGGCGGCCTCGACCGCCGGTTCCATCCCTGGCAGTGGACCATGCTCCGGGAGGTGCTGGTCGCTCCCAACCGCCGCTCCTTCCTCAACACGTCTACCGGCCAGTGCATCCAGGTCGACATCCCGGAGCTCCACGACCACAAGCTGCTCGCGCCCACCTCCGAGGGCCTCCTTGTCCTGATCCACGACCGCAAGCACATCCGTCTGCTCAACCCACTCACCCGCCACCTCACCGAGCTCCCACCGATCACCACGCTGGTGGCCCGAACATACCACCGCCACCTTCTGGAGCAAAATCCCAATTTCATGACCTGCTTCGCAGCGTGGGGCTCCGGCTTTGCAGATGATTCTACTACGTTCTTGCTCTGCTTCAGCAGGCTACGCATGCTTGGCATGGCCAAGCCCGGGGACGACCAATGGACGGTGCTACAATACCACAGTGATGGCATAACAAGTGCACCCCTAATGTTTGCAGGACGCTTCTACTGTGCTACCCGCGATGGTGTCGTGGTGCTGGACACCGATCCAGATATGCCACGGCTGAAGGTGGCTCCCAAGCTGAAGGGTATGTGTGTCTCGCCAATTTCTGACACTGTGCACCTCGTCAACAACCATGGGGAGCTGCTGTTGGTGCACCGTCGCAAGGGACCATTGACACCGGGGAACAAATTGGGTCGGCGGTACGACACGTATCGAGTGGATTTGGACACCGGGACACTAGTCCCGCTCAAGAGCTTGGGCGATGCAGGGCGTGCAATTTTCATGGGCATGGATTGCTCTCTCTCGGTGTCTCTAGAGGTTTTCCCCTCCGGCTCCATTAGCGCTGACACCATGTACTTGAGCTTCGACTTCTCCGAGAGAAAACTGTTAAAGGTTGGAGCATATCATCTCGCAGATGGAAGCGTCGAACTCCGCTGTAGCTTGGTGCCACGCCCGCATACTCTCGTTGACTGTCTGGCTCTGAATTGTTGA